The genomic region TTTTGCAAAGCCTGTTCTATCTGCCTCATTTTCTCTCCTGGGTTGTCGTCGGGGGGATCGTGTTTGAGGTGCTAGCCTCGGGTGGTTTTGTAAACGCTATCCGTGGGTGGTTCGGGTTCGAACCGATTTTGTATATGCAACAAGAGCAATATTTCCGTCCTATCGTCGTCCTGTCCTCTATCTGGAAAGAGGTGGGTTGGGGAACAATCATCTATCTTGCTGCGGTAAGTGGCATTGACCCTACGCAATATGAAGCGGCAGTGATGGATGGAGCGAATCGTTGGAAACAGACAATATACATTACACTACCTGCGTTATTCCCAACGATCCTGACGCTGTTCCTGCTGAATATCGGCAATTTTCTGGAACTTGGCTTTGATCAGATCTATAACCTGCTGACACCGATGACCTACTCGGTAGGGGATATCATTGAAACGTATGTATACCGCTCTGGTGTACTGCAAGGGCAATATAGCGTAACAACAGCGATTGGTCTATTTCAGTCGGTGATAGGCTTCATTCTGCTCTGGGTCTTCAATCGGCTTGCGAGAAAATCAGGAGAGGGGTTGTGGTAATGATCAAGCAGACGATTGGAGAAAAGCTGTTCCAAACCGCCAACTACATTTTCCTGACGCTTGCGGCCTTTACGATGCTCCTTCCATTGCTGCATCTGCTTGCGGTTTCCCTGAGTTCGCCGGTTGCAGCAGACTCCAAAGAAGTATTTCTGTGGCCTGTCGGTTTTACCTTCGCTTCATGGAAACACATTCTACAAAGCTCGGGTTTATGGCAATCATTTGGTGTAACCGTATTCATTACGGTAGTGGGTACTGCACTTAGTATGTTGTTTTCGGTGCTGACCGCTTTTCCGTTGTCGCGCAAAGAGTTCATGATTCGCAAACAAGTCATGCTGGGCATCGTTATTACGATGATTTTCAATGCACCGATGATCCCGTTCTTCCTGACGGTGAGGGAGCTGGGCATGATGAATTCCATCTGGTCTCTGATCATTCCTGGTGTAATTGGCACATTTAACATGGTCATTCTGCGTACCTTTTTTATGAGCTTGCCCAAGGAGCTTGATGACACAGCAAGAATCGACGGTTGTCATGACTTCCGAATTTTGTTCCAGATCTATCTGCCGCTATCCAAGCCGGTTCTGGCCACGGTCAGTCTGTTCTATGCGGTAGGATACTGGAATACGTTCCAGCGGGCAGTATTGTTCCTTCGTGATCCAGGACTCTGGCCTTTGCAGATGAAGCTGCGAGCATATCTAACTAGCCCGGAGGAGCTGGCTCAGGTGAACATGTTCCTAGGTGATTACAACTTCAATACAACGACGTTAAAAGCAGCGACGATACTTTTTGCAAGCGTTCCCATAATTTTGGTGTATCCTTATTTACAGAAGTATTTTGTGAAAGGTTCCTTGCTTGGATCACTGAAAGAATAAACCATGTTCAGGGGGATGATTCCATGAGAAAACAACTGACCCGCAAGATGATGCCGCTGATGCTCAGTCTAGCCATGCTGTTGGCCGCAGGATGTGGCTCGGCTACTACTAATTCCGGAAATGACGGTGGTAACGGCGAAGGCAGTGGTGGAGCTGTAAAAGTCAAAGTATTCAAAAGCCATATGGGTGTCGGCAGCTTGCCAACTGCGGATAATCCACATGTGAAATACATCGCTGAACAGACAGGAGTCCAGTATGAACTCATTACAACGCCTCCGGGTTCGGAGCCATCCGAATACTTGAACCTGATGATTGCCTCGGATGAACTGCCCGATATCCTGCGCCCGATTGGAGGCATTGAGCAGACGCTGATTCAACAGGGAGGCGCGTTGCCACTGGATGAATTGCTGCCTGAATATGCACCCCATGTGTGGGAAAGTATTCCTCAGGAAGCTTGGGATATCGTACGCTCTGCTTCACCTGACGGTAAAATTTATTATGTGCCCAAGGTATTCCTTGTGCCTGAACGTGCACCGTTAATACGTCAGGATTGGGTGGATAAGGTGGGTTTGGAGATGCCAAAGACCACTGATGAATATGTGGAGCTGCTCACAGCTTTCCGTGACAAGGACCCGAATGGCAACGGCAAACCGGATGAACTGCCAACAAGCGGCAGGGAATTCGGCAGATGGATGGACCATCTGTTCGCGATGTATGGTGTGGCGATGTGGGAAGGATATCCCGAATGGGATGAATACGATGGGAAAATCCAGTACGCAGGGACTACCGACAATATGAGGGAAGCAATCAAGTTCATTCGCATGTTATATGTGGAAAAACTGCTGGACAATGAAACCTTCTTGAACAAAGGGGAAGTGTGGCAGGCCAAAATCAATAATAACCTCGTCGGCAGCTGGTATCATTTGCCTGCAAATGTGCGAGATCGGTACAATGCGATGCTGACCCAGGCTCCAGATGCCTACATTGCAGCAATGCCGTTGCCCAAAGCCGAAGGGTTTGAAGCTTTTGTCACCCAGAAAAGCATGGGTGAACCGGAATGGATGATCCCAGCCACCAAACAGGATAATGCGCCAAATGCGCTGAAGCTGCTGGATTTCTTCTATAATCCTGAAAATGATGAGTTTGGTCGCTTTGGTCTTGAAGGTGAGCAGCATGAAGTCCAGGATGGACGCAAAGTCATTCTTCCACCTGCTGACAACAAACCGCTTGCCTTGGGTATGAAGAATCTGACCACAGCAGAAGACATGAACAAGCGGATTGAAGAGACATATCCGGAAGATCAGCAGCAAATGGTCAAAGACATGTTCGAAGTCAGCACTGCCGATGCACGGCAAATTGCAGGTGACGGTCTGCCAGCCTCTGTGTATGAAGGTTTTCCTGATATCCAGTCTCACAAGTTGTTTCAAGAGGTATTGACCAAGATTGTCATCGGCGAGCTGCCGATCGAGGCTTATGATGAATATGTGAAGAAATGGAATGCTTCCGGGGGCGAAGTGGTCACCCAGCGTGTACAGGAATGGTATGAGAAGGTGAGAAAATGAAAAAGAGATATGCCCTATGCGGGGTCAGCGGCAGAGCATTGGGACAATTTGCAAAACCAATTCATGAGCTATTCTCTCATAATTCAGAGGTTGTCGCCCTGCTGGATAGCGATCCTGCACGGTTTGAAGTCTATCGCGACCGTTTTCCTGAGCACACAGAAGTAGCGGTATATGGCGCTTCGGATTTCGGGATCATGGTCGACGAGACTCGGCCTGACTGTATCATCGTGGCTGGCAGGGACGATACTCATGCCCACTATATTGTTGCCGCGTTAGAGCGTGATCTCGATGTTATCACTGAAAAGCCGATGACGACTACAGGCGCTGATGCCAGACGTATTCTTGAAGCGGAAGCAAGGAGTAAGGGTAACGTCATCGTAACGTTCAATTATCGATATATGCCGATCCACATGCGCATCAAGGAATTGATTCAGGAGGGGAGACTCGGTCGCATCACTTCCATCGACCTTAACTGGTATATCGATACCCATCACGGCTCCAGTTATTTTAAACGGTGGAACCGTGAACGGGCATTCTCAGGCGGTCTGTCGGTGCATAAAAGTACCCATCACTTTGATCTGGTCCAGTGGTGGATCAATCAAAAGCCAGTTGAAGTTTTTGCCTATGGGGCACTGAA from Paenibacillus sp. FSL R5-0341 harbors:
- a CDS encoding ABC transporter permease subunit, which codes for MAELSETSTLQPGIIVNKPVKPSYLRNIRKHWMLYVMILPGILFYIIFKYIPLGGSVIAFQNFQIMKGIWSSPWVGLDNFKFIFTYQDFYHVLRNTALIALYKLVIGFPAPILLALLFNEVRKMLAKRFLQSLFYLPHFLSWVVVGGIVFEVLASGGFVNAIRGWFGFEPILYMQQEQYFRPIVVLSSIWKEVGWGTIIYLAAVSGIDPTQYEAAVMDGANRWKQTIYITLPALFPTILTLFLLNIGNFLELGFDQIYNLLTPMTYSVGDIIETYVYRSGVLQGQYSVTTAIGLFQSVIGFILLWVFNRLARKSGEGLW
- a CDS encoding carbohydrate ABC transporter permease; the protein is MKQTIGEKLFQTANYIFLTLAAFTMLLPLLHLLAVSLSSPVAADSKEVFLWPVGFTFASWKHILQSSGLWQSFGVTVFITVVGTALSMLFSVLTAFPLSRKEFMIRKQVMLGIVITMIFNAPMIPFFLTVRELGMMNSIWSLIIPGVIGTFNMVILRTFFMSLPKELDDTARIDGCHDFRILFQIYLPLSKPVLATVSLFYAVGYWNTFQRAVLFLRDPGLWPLQMKLRAYLTSPEELAQVNMFLGDYNFNTTTLKAATILFASVPIILVYPYLQKYFVKGSLLGSLKE
- a CDS encoding extracellular solute-binding protein; the protein is MRKQLTRKMMPLMLSLAMLLAAGCGSATTNSGNDGGNGEGSGGAVKVKVFKSHMGVGSLPTADNPHVKYIAEQTGVQYELITTPPGSEPSEYLNLMIASDELPDILRPIGGIEQTLIQQGGALPLDELLPEYAPHVWESIPQEAWDIVRSASPDGKIYYVPKVFLVPERAPLIRQDWVDKVGLEMPKTTDEYVELLTAFRDKDPNGNGKPDELPTSGREFGRWMDHLFAMYGVAMWEGYPEWDEYDGKIQYAGTTDNMREAIKFIRMLYVEKLLDNETFLNKGEVWQAKINNNLVGSWYHLPANVRDRYNAMLTQAPDAYIAAMPLPKAEGFEAFVTQKSMGEPEWMIPATKQDNAPNALKLLDFFYNPENDEFGRFGLEGEQHEVQDGRKVILPPADNKPLALGMKNLTTAEDMNKRIEETYPEDQQQMVKDMFEVSTADARQIAGDGLPASVYEGFPDIQSHKLFQEVLTKIVIGELPIEAYDEYVKKWNASGGEVVTQRVQEWYEKVRK